One segment of Carya illinoinensis cultivar Pawnee chromosome 1, C.illinoinensisPawnee_v1, whole genome shotgun sequence DNA contains the following:
- the LOC122312988 gene encoding beta-glucuronosyltransferase GlcAT14C-like, with product MRISKAYTWIPGYHLWIMVFAISLLLLGALTRLSRIGYSGESIENQYLVSKGNNYPPVIAYWICGTKGDREKMLRLLKAVYHPRNQYLLQLDADSSDSEREELLVSVRSERVFRAYENVHVLGKSYTVNQMGPSALAATLHAAALLLKISTDWDWFITLSSSDYPLMSQDDLLHAFTFLPRDLNFVHFTNKTSWIWKEREKVNQIVVDPSLHNPIRKSPLFYAVETRETPDAFTLFEGSPWVILSRAFVEYCVEGWDNFPRKLLMYFSNLAYPLESYFHTVLCNIAEFQNTTVDNDLRYIIWNTAQGAPDVLNMFHYNKMVASGAVFARPFQEGDRVLQKIDKKILKRPPNGLIPGEWCSDNGRKNQSMEASSKEEYLCSTRGNINAVKPGSYGIKLGHFLKKLVSEGRLRSTQCPFTI from the exons ATGAGAATATCCAAAGCTTACACATGGATCCCAGGTTACCATCTATGGATTATGGTATTTGCAATTAGTTTACTGTTGTTAGGAGCATTAACACGATTATCTCGAATTGGGTATTCTGGTGAAAGCATTGAAAATCAGTATTTAGTATCAAAAGGGAACAACTACCCCCCTGTTATTGCTTATTGGATTTGTGGTACGAAAGGAGATAGGGAGAAAATGCTGAGGCTGTTGAAGGCAGTATACCATCCAAGAAACCAGTATCTGTTGCAACTTGATGCTGATTCGTCGGACTCCGAGAGGGAAGAATTGTTAGTTTCAGTACGATCCGAGCGGGTGTTCCGAGCCTATGAAAATGTTCATGTTCTTGGCAAAAGTTACACAGTCAACCAGATGGGTCCCTCGGCTCTTGCTGCAACACTTCATGCTGCTGCTTTGCTTCTTAAGATTAGCACTGATTGGGACTGGTTCATCACATTAAGTTCTTCAGACTATCCACTTATGAGTCAGGAtg ATCTCCTCCATGCTTTCACTTTCTTGCCGAGGGATCTCAATTTTGTTCATTTTACTAACAAGACCAGCTGGATTTGGAAAGA GCGGGAAAAAGTCAATCAAATTGTCGTCGATCCTAGTTTACATAATCCAATCCGCAAGAGTCCACTTTTCTACGCTGTGGAGACCCGAGAAACACCAGATGCCTTTACACTGTTTGAGG GTTCACCTTGGGTTATTCTTTCAAGAGCATTCGTGGAATATTGCGTCGAAGGATGGGACAATTTCCCTAGAAAACTGCTAATGTACTTCAGCAATTTGGCCTACCCGCTTGAATCCTACTTCCACACAGTCTTGTGCAACATAGCCGAGTTCCAAAACACCACAGTGGACAATGATTTAAGGTACATCATTTGGAACACTGCACAAGGTGCACCCGATGTCCTAAACATGTTTCACTATAATAAAATGGTAGCCAGCGGGGCAGTTTTTGCAAGGCCGTTTCAAGAAGGTGATAGAGTGCTGCAAAAAATcgataaaaaaatcttaaaacgTCCTCCAAATGGGCTGATTCCCGGAGAATGGTGCTCCGACAATGGAAGGAAGAACCAGAGCATGGAGGCTTCTTCAAAGGAGGAGTACTTGTGCTCAACTCGGGGTAACATTAATGCTGTGAAGCCAGGTTCTTATGGCATCAAGCTCGGACATTTTCTCAAAAAGCTTGTCAGCGAGGGGAGACTGAGAAGCACTCAATGTCCATTTAcaatataa